The genomic DNA AACATGACGCCCTGGAGGGTCATCAGGGAGGAGCCGATGCCCTTGGGGAAGAAGCCGTCGAACTCCCACAGGTTGGAGACCGCGGCGGTGTCGCCGGCCTGGCTGAAGCCGAGGGTGAGCACGCCGACGCCGATCACGATCATGCCGATGATGGCGGTGACCTTGACCATCGAGAACCAGAACTCGATCTCGCCGAACAGCTTCACCGAGATCAGGTTGGCCACGAACAGCAGGACCAGGAAGACCAGGGCCGAGACCCATTGTGGGATGTCCGGGAACCAGTAGTGGATGTAGATGGCGGCGGCGGTGAGTTCCGCCATGCCGGTGACCACCCACATCAGCCAGTACGTCCAGCCGGTGAAGTAACCGAAGAAGGGGCCGAGGAACTCGCGCGAGTACTCGGCGAAGGAGCCGGAGACGGGCCGGTAGAGGAGCAGCTCGCCGAGCGCCCGCATGATGAAGAAGATGATCACGCCCGCGAGGGCGTACATGAGGATGATGCTGGGGCCGGCCTTGGCGATGTTGGCCCCGGCGCCCAGGAAGAGACCGACGCCGATGGCGCCGCCGATCGCGATCATCTGGACCTGGCGGCTGTTGAGACCGCGCTCGTAGCCCTCCTCGGGGGCCTTGTCCGTGTCGACCTGCGCAGAGGTCATGTGTGGTGCGCCTTTCTCCATGCCGACCCGGGCCTTCAGTCGGCCGCGGATCGGGTCTCGATCCCCCCGGATGATGGAGCTGAGCGGGCCTCACATCCCGCTCGGTGCCTGGCCGGCGGTCTGCCGGCTCGGTGGCGCACCCGGCCGAACATTCGGGTGGTGTTCGCCGGGCGGTCGTGAAGATTTACCACGACGGCGGCGCTGATCACAGGGGCGGACTGTGACGTGTCACACAGGGAGAAGCGGACGAAAGCCGTACCTCCGGGACAAAGAAGGCGCGGCTTTGACGGGATCGTTATCCGGATTTGAGGCCCCGCTGAGCGGACACGGAGAGTGACGAAACGGTCTCGTTCAGGGCATAAGGGTCGCGACGAGCGACTCCTGGAGCCCGCCGAGCCACAGGTACGCCATCACCATCGGCTTGCGCGGGTCCTCGTCGGGGAGCCGGTAGAGCAGGTCGGTGTCGTCCTCGTCGGCGATGTCCAGGCGGGAGCCGATCGCCAGGCGCAGGTCGTTCAGGGCGCGCAGCCACTGCTGGGACTCCTGGGGCGACAGCTTCAGCACCGCGCCCTCCTCGCCCGCCGACGCCGAGGAGAGGGCGTCCAGGGTGCGGACCACCGCCAGCGCGTTGTCCCGCTTGCCGGCCCGCAGGTCGTTCTCGGTGTAGCGGCGGAACTCCGCGGAGTGCGCCCGCTGCTCCTCGGCCTCCTGGGCCTGCGGGGTGCCCTCGGGGTCGCCGTAGGCGTCCGGGAACAGGCGGCGCAGCACAGGGTCGGAGGGCGGCTCGCTCGGGCCGTCGGCGAACAGCTCGGCGAGCGGGTCGTCGGAGGCGTCCTCGGCGGGCCCGGGGCCGATCAGCTCCAGGAGCTGCACGGCCAGGGAGCGGATGATGGAGATCTCGACGTCGTCGAGCGCGACGGCCGCGCCGCCGCCGGGGAGCGGTTCGAATTGTCCGGGCATGAAGGCGATTCAGCTGCTTCCGTCCTGCGGGCGGGCGTGGGTCGTTTCCGGGCTCATTTCCGGTCCTGCTGGAGGGTGGCCCACAGGCCGTAGCCGTGCATGGCCTGTACGTCCCGTTCCATCTCCTCCCGGCTGCCGCTGGAGACGACCGCCCGGCCCTTGTGATGGACGTCCATCATGAGCTTGGTGGCCTTGTCCTTGGAGTAGCCGAAGTAGGACTGGAAGACGTACGTCACGTAGCTCATGAGGTTGACGGGATCGTTGTGGACGATCGTCACCCAGGGCACGTCGGGCTCGGGTACGGCGAAGACCTCCTCCGCCGACTCGGTCTTCTCGATCTCCATGGGTGCGGCTGCCGTCACAAGGCCCATGCTGCCACCACAGGGGGGCACCCGCACAAACGGGCCTGTGGCGGGCGCCACGCGAACCGGGCGGGCCTGGAAATCGTCAGTCTGACGAAATGGGGGTACGATCCGTCGTATGAACACAGCGGACCTTGGGCTGCCGGTGGACGTCCCCTCGACGGCGCTCTTCACGGACCAGTACGAGCTGACCATGCTCCGAGCCGCGCTGAAGGCCGGTACGGCCGGGCGGCGGAGCGTGTTCGAGGTCTTCACCCGGCGGCTGCCGGACGGCCGCCGCTACGGCGTCGTGGCGGGCACCGGGCGGGTGCTCGACGCGGTGGAGAACTTCCGCTTCGACGCGGGCGTGCTGCGCTTCCTGCGCGAGAAGGACATCGTCGACGAGGAGACCCTGGACTGGCTCGCCCAGTACCGGTTCGGCGGCGACATCTGGGGCTACCCCGAGGGCGAGGTGTACTTCCCGGGCTCGCCGATCATGCGGGTCGAGGGCACCTTCGGCGAGTGCGTGCTGCTGGAGACGGTGATCCTCTCCATCCTCAACCACGATTCCGCGATCGCGGCGGCCGCCTCCCGCATGTCCTCCGCGGCCGGGCAGCGCCCGCTGATCGAGATGGGCGCCCGGCGCACCCACGAGCTGGCCGCCGTCGCCGCCGCCCGCTCGGCCTACGTCGGCGGTTTCGCGACCACCTCCGACCTGGCCGCCGGCTTCCGCTACAACATCCCCACCGTCGGCACCTCCGCGCACGCCTTCACGCTGCTGCACGACAACGAGCGGGACGCCTTCCGCGCCCAGGTGGACTCGCTGGGCCGGGACACCACGCTCCTGGTGGACACCTACGACGTCGCCGAGGCGGTCCGTACCGCTGTGGAGGTGGCCGGGCCCGAGCTGGGCGCGGTGCGCATCGACTCCGGCGACCTGCTGCTGGTCGCGCACCGGGTGCGCCAGCAGCTGGACGAGCTGGGCGCCACCGAGACGAAGATCGTCGTGACCTCGGACCTGGACGAGTACGCCATCGCCTCGCTGGCGGCGGCGCCCGTGGACGCCTACGGCGTCGGCACCCAGCTGGTGACCGGCTCCGGGCACCCGACGGCCTCGATGGTCTACAAGCTGGTCGCCCGCGCCGAGTCCGGCGAGGAAGGGGCGCCGCTGGTGCCGGTGGCCAAGAAGTCCACCGGCGGCAAGACCTCCGTCGGCGGCCGCAAGTGGGCCGCGCGGCGCCTGGACGCGGACGGGCACGCGGAGGCCGAGGTGGTCGGCACCGGGCCGGTGCCCGACGCCCTCGCCGACCGGCAGCTCCTGGTCGAGCTGGTCAAGGGCGGCGAGGTCGTCGCCCGCGAGCCGCTGGACGCCGCCCGGGACCGGCACGCGGCCGCCCGCGCCAACCTCCCGCTGTCCGCCACCCAGCTCTCCCGAGGGGAACCCGTCATTCCGACGGAGTACGCGCACGGGGCCTCGGGTAGCTAGAACGGGTGCGGCCCCACAAGGCCCGAATCAGCCCCAGATCTCCTGCATCCACAGTCGACCCAGTCGAAGGACACCGACCATGCGCCGCGCCTTGATCGTCGTAGACGTGCAGAACGACTTCTGCGAGGGAGGCAGCCTCGCGGTGTCCGGCGGTGCCGACGTGGCAGCCGCCATCACCGAGCTGATCGGGCAGGCGCCCGCCGGCTACCGCCACGTCGTGGCCACCCGCGACCACCACGTGGCACCGGGCGGCCACTTCGCCGACAACCCGGACTACGTCCACTCCTGGCCGGCGCACTGCGTCGCCGGCACCGAGGGGGTCGGCTTCCACCCGAACTTCGCCCCCGCCGTCGCCTCCGGCGCGATAGACGCCGTCTTCGACAAGGGCGCGTACGCGGCCGCCTACAGCGGCTTCGAGGGCGCCGACGAGAACGGCACGGGCCTCGCCGAGTGGCTGCGCTCCCGCGGGATCGACGAGGTCGACGTCGTGGGCATCGCCACCGACCACTGCGTGCGGGCCACCGCCCTGGACGCCGCCCGCGAGGGCTTCCGCACCCAGGTGCTGCTCGACCTGACCGCCGGGGTGGCCGCCGAGACCACCGATCGGGCGCTGGAGGAGCTGCGGGAGGCGGGCGTGGAGCTGTCCGGCAAGCCGGTCGTGCAGTAGCTCCCTAGGTCTGCGCGGTCGGGCGTCTGAGCAGGGCGCGGATCGGGTGCCACAGTTCCTGGACCAGGTCCGGGCCGCCCACGGCGCCTGCCACCGGTGCCGTGCGCCATATCAGGCCGTCCGGATGGTGCAGGACCGCGGTGATCTCGTCCGGCGTCGGCGGGGCCGCGTTGCCCCGCAGGTAGACGCTGCGCAGCCCCAGGTTGCGCAGCCTGGTCAGGGCGCGCGCCCGGTTCTGGGCGTGGACGAGAAAACGCACGCTGCCGGCGCTCGCCGGGGCGGGGCTGGGCAGGTTCAGTGCCACCACCACCGTGCCGTTCGGCAGCTTGCAGAAGCCTCCTGCGGCCATGCGGTCATACCCCCGAGTCAGCCTGTGCCGGTCCGGTTGCCGGACCCGGTGTCAATAAGAGAACCACAGGACGCACCTAAACACGGATCGGCGGCGACCCGCCAGGGGGTCACCGCCGATCATGCTCTGACCTGGGCAGATGCTATTTACCTGCCCGCGGGGCCAACCTCGAGCTCGATCGTCGAGCCGTTCTTGGCCTCCTTCAGGATCTTGATCTTCGTGTTGGTGTCAGTGATCTTGACACCGCCGGTCGGGTTCGCCGGGTCGTAGTAGTCGTTCTTGCGGTCGTTGAAGACCGAGACGCCCTTCGAGCCCGGGACGTACTTCGCGACGTCCGCCTTGTGCAGCGTCATGCCGTCCGTGCGGTAGAGGCTGAACGGCGAGTCGTACGCCTGGAAGCGGTTGCGCATCAGCGTCCCGTCCTTCCACTTCAGCGCGGTCGGGTGCGAGTCGATCGGCAGGACCAGGCCCTTGCCCGGGTGCTGGCTGGTGTTGTTGTCCGCCTGGGAGGTGTCCCACTTCCAGATCAGCAGGCCGTTCTGGTACGCGTAGTGCTCGACCCAGTTCGGGCGCTCCGAGAAGCCGAAGTTGTACGGGCCGGTCTTCAGCGTCTTGTCGTACGACACGTACTGCCGGTTCTCGGCAATGTAGTACTGCGCGTACTCCTTGGTGAAGGACGCGCCCTTGCGGGTGAAGCCGACCGCCTTCCAGGCGTCGTCCGCGGTCTCCGCGTTGTCGGAGAAGAGCGTCTCGCCGTCGGCCGTCACCGCGATCTCGTCGGCGGTGAAGCCCTTCATGGCCAGGCCGCCGTCGGTCTGGTAGCGGAAGCGCAGGTCGATCTTCTTGCCGGCGTAGGCGTCCAGCGGGTAGACCAGCTTGCCGTAGGCGTCCACGGTGGCGCTCAGGGCGGGCTTGTCACTGCCGTCGCGCTGGATGGGCTGCCCGTCGAAGGTGCCGTCGATCGCGGTCCAGTTGGCGCCGCCGTCGGTGGACACCTCGGTGTAGAGGAAGTCGTAGTCGGCCTCGATGTCGTACCAGCCGTCCAGGGTGAGGGAGGCGGCCGACTTGCCGGTGAGGTCGACGCTGCGGCTCAGGGTGTTCTTGAGGTCGTTGCCGCTGCCGCTCCACCACTGGGTCTCGCCCTCGGCGGGGGTCACGATCTCGGTGGTGACCTCCTCCTTCGGCAGCTCGACGACCAGGCCCTGCTTGTGCTTGGTGTTGTACTCGGCCAGGCCCAGCTTGTGCCAGGAGTTGACGCCCGCCTTGGCGGTGTCGTAGTTCAGCCAGCCCAGCTGGAGCTTGTCCCAGGCGTTCATGTCGCCGGGCAGGTCGCCGATCTCGTTGCGGCCGGTGCCCAGCCACGAGCCGGACGACATCAGCGTCCAGAAGCCGGTGGAGTTGTCGCCGCCGGCGGTGTCGTAGTGGTCCGGCAGGCCGAGGTCGTGGCCGTACTCGTGCGCGTAGACGCCGAGTCCGCCGTTCTCCGGCTGGATGGTGTAGTCGCCGACCCAGATGCCGGTGTCGCCGATCTGGGTGCCGCCGAGCTTGTTGTCACCGGGGCCGGTGGCGCCGGCGTCGGTGCCGAAGGCGTACCAGCGGTGGGCCCAGATGGCGTCCTCGCCCTGCGCGCCGCCGCCCGCGGACTCGTCCTCGCCGGCGTGCACGATCTGGAAGTGGTCGATGTAGCCGTCGGGCTCGTTGAAGTCGCCGTCGCCGTCGAAGTCGTAGCGGTCCCACTGGTCGTACTGGGTCAGCTGGGACTTGATCTGGGCGTCGGTGCGGCCGGCCGCCTTCTGGTCCGCGACCCAGGCGGTGACGCCGTCCTGCACCGCGAACCAGGCGCAGTTGTCGGGGTCGCACTTGTTGGAGCCGTAGCGGGCCTCGTTGTAGGGGACCTTGACCCAGTCGGAGACCTCGCCGTCGACCGAGTAGCGGCCGGAGGACTGCTTCTCGTAGTAGGTCTTGACCGAGTTGACTCCCTTGCCGGAACCGAAGTACAGGTCCTGGAAGTGCTCCTGGTCGTAGTCCTCCTGCCAGGCCGTGGAGTTGTCCGTCTTGCGGTTCGGCTTGGCTATCTCGTTGTGCAGCGGGCCGGCGTCGCCGCCGTAGCGGCTGTCGACCTTGTCGCCGAACTCGACCAGGATGGTGAAGATCTTGTCGGTCTTCTCCCGGCCCAGCTCGACGTACTTGGCGTCGCCCTTCTTGCTCTTCAGCTGGACGACGTTGGAGCCGTCCTTCTTCTTCACCGACGCGTTGCCGGATATGACCTGCTTCAGGGCCTCCTCACGCTGGGCGGCCTGAGTGTCGCTCAGCGGGCCCTTCAGGTCGTGGGAGCGAGTGGTCTTGTCCGGGCTGGGGTCGTGGCGGTCCACGGCCTCCGGCCGGGACGGCGAGTCCGCCTGCGCCACGCCGGCCGCCGAGAGCGTGGCGGTCGCGGCGGCGAGTGCGACGGTGGTCGCCGCCGTTCTGAACGTCCAGGATCTTCTGGTCACTTGAGTTCCTCCCCCGCGTCCACGCGCGCGGATGGGGGACCAAGGACAGTGCATAGTCCGCGCACACGTGCTCAACGCGTGTATTCAAGTGACGACATTTGACTAGAGGTTCACCGGAAAAGACAGACCTTGACTTGAGCAGAACAAGTGCACTATGCGGAGTCGCCGTTCGCTTTGCGGACACCGGATCGTGACCTGAGCGCGGTACGTCGGGGCCCGGCCGGCGTCCGACGGGCGCGCGGGACCGTCCACTTCCCGGACGTCATGAATCCGTGCGCCCCCCGTGCATCGGCCATGTCGGTTAGGTCGTGCTTACTGCTGGTTCCACTCGGGCACACAGCGGGTTAGAGTCGCTTGGCGGAACGCCCGGAAGCCGGCGGAATGCCAGGCCGACAGCCCGTCTCACCCCATGATTGTCTTCCGAGGACACGATGGCCATGCCCCGTCCGACTGCCGCCCAGTTCGCCTACGGTTCGTGCACCGTGATCTTCTCGACACTCGCCATGCTGCTGCTGTCGCAGACGAGTTCGGGTCCCGGAGTCGCCCTCATCGCCGTCGCGGCCCTCGCCCTCGGCCTGCTGGTCGCCATGACGGTCCCCCTGTCCAGGACACGCGCGATGACCGCCGTCCCGTCCCCTCGCCTCGGCGCGGACCGGGAGCCGGTGCAGATGCCCACGGCGGCCCGGGTCTCCGCGGGCGCGGGCGCGGGTGAGGCGTCGCGCGGGCGGGCCGCCTGAGCGTCCGGCCCGTCAGCGGGTGCTGACCACGACCGTTTTGGCCGCCTTGTCGTGCAGGCCCTGTTTGTAGGGCTTGTCGAAGAAGCTCCAGCCACCCGCGATGATCGTCCACACGCAGGCGCAGCAGAACGCGAACGGGATCCACAGCACCAGGGCGCGGATCAGCGACGTCTGCACCGAGGGCGTCGCCCCGTTGTCCAGGTTGGCCACCCGCATCCCGAGCCACTTCTTGCCGAGGGTCTGGCCCGTCCTCGTGGTCATGTAGGTGTCGTACGCGATGTAGAGCACGGCGGCGATCACGGACTGCCCGAAGGACTTGCCGACGGAGACGTCGTCGCCGTCCACCGTGTACTCCTGGACGTTGAAGGCCCAGCTGAGCAACCAGACCACGATGCCCACGAGGATCATGTCGATGATCCGCGCGAGTGTGCGCCGCCCGCTGTCGGCGAGCGGGGGCATCCCGGCCAGCGGATCGGCGGGGTGGCCGCCACCGCCGTACGGGTCACCGCCGTAGGGGCCGCCGCCGGGAGGAGGCCCACCGTAGGGGCCTCCGCCGCCGGGGGGCGGGGGGCCGCCGTAAGGACCGCCTCCGCCGGGGGGCGGGGGCGGGTTGTCGTAGGGGTTCTTCCTCAGCGGGTCGTCGTCCGGCGGTTCGCTGCTCATGTCCCGAGTGGACCTCGGGGTCTGTTACGGCGCATCCGGCGGGGGGCCGTCCAGGGGACGAGGTCGGGTCCGGCGCCATCGGGGGGAACTGATGGGTCGTCGGCGGCCGCGGGTGCGGGTGCGTGGAGGCTGATCGCGCCCGCGCGGCGGAGCCGCATGTTCGGTACAGCCCCGCGCCCCCCGACCCCACCCGCCCGGCGTTGACAACGCTCGTGATCAATACACCTAGCCCGCGACGAACGTGCCGGCGGCCTTGTCGTGCCAGCACTGGTGCCACGGGCGGTCGAACAGGCACCACACGACGCCGACCACGCCGACGGCCAGGAGGCCGGGGACGCTGTAGACCAGCCAGCGGCGCAGGGCCGCGCCGAACGTCGGCGGCTCGTGGGCCTCGATGTCCCGGACCTCGAGCCCGAGCAGCTTCTTGCCCAGGGTGCGGCCCCACTTGGCGGTGGGCAGCGCCTCGTAGACGACGCCGAAGAGCAGCAGGACCGCGAGCACGATGCCCAGGTACGTGGACGTCGTGCCGTCCAGCAGCCAGACCGTGACGGTCTCGCCGGAGAGCTTGGCTTCGTCGATCTTGTCGTTGACGTGGTCGACCGCCTTGACGCCGAGAGGTACGGCGGCGACGGCGGCGACGCCCCCGAGGACCACCGTGTCGATCAGCCGGGCGGCCAGCCGCCTGCCGAGCCCGGCGGGCCGGGCCGAGGCCTGACGGCGGGCGGCGGCCTGGAACACGTCCTCGACCGGCGGCTTCCACGGTGCGACGGGCTGCTCCTCCGCGCCCGCCCCGGCCAGCCGGTGCACCTGCTGCGCCCAGGAGGTCTGACCGCCGCCCGGCCCGCCCGCCGCGACCGGTGCGGGGGCGGCGGGCTGCTGCTGCGGGGGCGCCTGGCGGGGCACCGCGGGGGCGGCGGGCGCCGCGGGCGCCTGCGCGGCGGCGGCCCGGGCGGCTGCCGCCTTGCCGGCGCCGAAGCCGGGTCCGGTGCCGGGTCCGGTGCCAGTGCCCGGTCCGGTGCCGGTGCCTCCTGGCTGCGGGCCCGTGCGCGGGGTGACCGCGCGGAAGGTCATGGTGCCCTCGTCCTCCGCGGCGGCGGGGGGCTCCTGCCGTCCCGCCGTGGGCCGGCGGAAAACAAAGGTGTTGCCGGACTGAGCCTCCGGCCCGCCGGGTGCGGCGCCCTCCGAGGCGCCCGGACGCGCCGTGCCGGAGGCGGCCGCGGCGTCCTGCGCGGGTCCGTCGCCGGCCGCCGAGCCCCCTGAGCCCGCTGCCGTGCCCGCCGCGCCGGAGCCCGCGGCACCCGCGCGGGGGTCGCCCGCGCCGCCGTCGGCGGGCGGTGCCGACTGCCGGGCGTGCGGAACCCGCGGGTCCGCGCCCCGTGCGGTGCCCGGCCAGGCGCCGCGCCGCTCCGGGGCGTCGGCGGGACCGGACGGGGCGGAGCGGTCGTCGGCCCAGGCCGTGGCGGACTCCGGACGGCTGCCGTGCTGGGACGCGGCGGCGGGCGGCGGGTCCTCGGCCGGGTCCTCGTCGAAGAAGTGCGGGCCGGTCTCCTCGACGGAGAGCCGCGCGCCGGGCGGGGGCGCGAGCGGCTCGCCGTCCTTGGGGGCGGGGCGGCTCGTGCCCGCCACCCAGGAGGCGCCGTTCCAGTACCGGACGTATCCGGGAATGGACGGGTCCGGGTAATACCCCTCGCGGGGCCTGTCGTCGCCGGGGGCCGGGGTTGGGGCGCTCATGTCCGTCGTCCCGTATCTGCTCGGGGGTTGATAGGGGGCCTCAACATCTATCAGACGGGCGCAATCCGCACCGCCGGTCCCGCCGTACCCGCCCCTTTCCGGGCAACCTCGTGCCGGGACCTTCACATCCGGTCCGAGCCCGGGTCCGGGGTGCGGAAAAAAGTTCCCCGAACCCGCGTAATGCTCCGGCCCCCGGCCGCTCTCTCCGGGCAAGGACGTACGAGACTCGGGAGAGGAACCCGCCATGCACACCAACCCCACCGGCCCCGTCGTCGTGGAACGCGAGCTGGAGCTGAGGCTCATCCTGTCGCCCGAGAGCGGCATCCCGGTACCGGCCAGGCTCGGCTACCACACGGACGATCCCTACGCCGTGCACATCACCTTCCACATCGACTCCGGCCACCCGGTGCACTGGACGTTCGCCCGCGACCTCCTGGTGGAGGGCGTCTTCCGGCCGTCCGGGCACGGGGACGTGCGGGTGTGGCCGTCGAAGACGGAGGGCCGCAGCGTCGTACTCGTCGCGCTGAGCAGCCCGGACGGCGACGCCCTCCTGGAGGCGCCCACGCCCCAGGTGTCGGCCTGGCTGGAGCGGACCCTGCGGGCGGTGCCGCCGGGGACCGAGGGCGCGCGGCTCGGGATCGACGACGGGCTGGCCGAGCTGCTCGCCCGGTGAGGGCCGGGCAGCCCGGCCCACCGGCTCAGAAGAGCTTGCCCGGGTTGAGGAGGCCCAGCGGGTCGAAGACCTGTTTCACGGCCCGCTGCATCTCCAGCCCCACCGGGCCGATCTCCCGCGCCAGCCACTCCTTCTTCAGGACGCCCACGCCGTGCTCGCCGGTGATGGTGCCGCCGAGTTCCAGACCGAGCGCCATGATCTCGTCGAAGGACTCGCGCGCCCGCCGGGACTCGTCGGGGTCCTGGGCGTCGAAGCACACGGTGGGGTGGGTGTTGCCGTCGCCCGCGTGGGCGCAGACCCCGATGGTGAGGCCGTACTTCGCGGCGACGCGATCGATGCCCGCCAGCATGTCGCCGAGCCGGGAGCGGGGCACGCACACGTCGTCGATCATCGTGGTGCCCTTGACGGCTTCGAGGGCGGTGAGGGCCAGGCGCCTGGCCTGGAGGAGGAGTTCGGACTCGGCGGCGTCCTCGGCCGGGACCACCTGCGTGGCGCCCGCGGCCTCGCACAGGGCGCCGACGGCGGCCAGGTCGGCGGCCGGGTCGGCGGTGTCGAAGGCGGCGAGCAGGAGCGCCTCGGTGGTCTCCGGCAGGCCCATGTGGGCGAGGTCGTTGACCGCCTTGACGGTCGTACGGTCCATCAGTTCGAGGAGGGACGGGACGTGGCCCCCCTCCATGATCCGGCAGATCGCGTCGCAGGCGGCGGACGCGGAGGCGAACTCGGCGGCCAGCACCAGCTGCTCGGGCGGCTTCGGGCGCAGCCCCAGGACCGCCTTCACGACGATGCCGAGCGAGCCCTCGGAGCCCACGAAGAGCCGGGTGAGGTCGTACCCGGCGACGCCCTTGGCGGTGCGGCGCCCGGTGGACATCAGGCGGCCGTCGGCGAGGACGACGTCGAGGCCGAGGACGTACTCGGCGGTCACCCCGTACTTGACGCAGCACAGGCCGCCGGAGGCGGTGCCGATGTTGCCGCCGATGGTGCACATCTCCCAGCTGGAGGGGTCCGGCGGGTAGTAGAGGCCGTGCTCGTTCACCGCGCGGGAGAGCGTGGCGTTGACGACGCCCGGTTCGACGACGGCGACGCGGTCGACCGGGTTGATCTCCAGGATGCGGTCCATCTTGGTCAGGGAGAGGACCACGCAGCCGTCGGTGGCGTTGGCCGCGCCGGACAGCCCGGTGCGGGCGCCCTGCGGGACCACCGGGACGCGCAGCTCGGTGGCGGTGCGCATGACGTGCTGGACGTCCTCCACGGTGCGCGGCAGGACGACCGCGGCGGGGGCGCCGGCCGGGCAGAAGCTCGCCATGTCGTTGGCGTAGGAGGCCGTGACGTCGGGATCGGTGAGGACGGACCCGGCGGGCAGACCGGCCAGCAGCCGGTCGACGAGGGTGCTCCGGTCGCCGGGGGCGCGGTTGACCGTCGCGGCTGCGTCGTCTTCGTCGCGAGGCGCTTCGATACGGCTCATGATCACAGCGTGGCACCCGGGGCCATCGGTGTGAACCCCGTCGACGGCAGCCGTCGCCTGCCCGGTGTGATCGTCGTATGGGCGCACAGTGAGCGCCATGGAGGTCATGGAGAGGCTCACCCGGCGGGAACAGGGCGAGGCACCGGCTCCCGGGCGGCGGTCGCGCCGTGGGCGCCGGGTGCTGATCGCCTCGGTCGCCGGTGCCGCCGTACTCGGCGGGGTCCTGGTGCTGCTCCCCTGGGAGGCCGGTGACGCTCCCCCGCCCGCGCCGGGGCCCGCGGCGCTGGCGCGCGGGGCGGTCACCACGGGTGTGCCCGCCGCGCTGCCGGACCTGGCCGCGCTGATCGGCGACCGGGAGACCCGTCTGCGGGCGCATCCGCTGGACGGGGCGTCGTGGGCGGTGCTCGGCGCCGCGTACGTGGAGCAGGGCCGCCGCACGGCCGACGGGGCGAACTGGCCGAAGGCCGAGAAGGCGCTGCGCACCTCCCTGAAGACGGGGCCGGAGCGCAACCCGCAGGCCCTGGAGGGGCTCGCGGCGCTGGCGGTGGCCCGCCGGGACTTCCCGGCGGCGAAGAAGTGGGGCGAGAGCGCGGTGAAGGCGGCGCCCAAACGGTGGACGGCGCACGCGGTGCTGATCGGCGCGTACACCGGGCTCGGCGACGACAAGGGCGTGGGCCGGGCCCTGGACAAGGTGATGGAGCTGCGCCCGGACGCTCCGGCGGCGGCGGCACTGGCGGCGGGCGTCTACCGGGACCGGGGCTGGCGGGAGGACGCGGCGGCCCGGATCTCGGACGCCGCGGCCGCCGCCGAGGCACCGGCCGAGCGTGCGGCGTACCTGGAGCAGGCCGGGCGGCTGGCGTTCGAGCGCGGGGAGCGGGAGGAGGCGCTGCGGTTCTTCCAGGAGGCGCTGCGCACCGACCCGGACCAGCGGGCCGCGCAGGCGGGGCAGGGCCGGGCGCTGGCGGCGCTGGGCCGGACGACGGAGGCGCTGTCGGCGTACCAGGCGGCGCTGGCCAAGCGGCCGAGCCCCGAGTACGCGCTGGAGCTGGGCGAGCTGTACGAGTCGCTGGGCCTCGGGCAGGCGGCGCGGGTGGAGTACGACCTGCTGCGGGAGCGGGCGCGGGGCGCGGAGGCGG from Streptomyces sp. CB09001 includes the following:
- a CDS encoding DUF2017 domain-containing protein, coding for MPGQFEPLPGGGAAVALDDVEISIIRSLAVQLLELIGPGPAEDASDDPLAELFADGPSEPPSDPVLRRLFPDAYGDPEGTPQAQEAEEQRAHSAEFRRYTENDLRAGKRDNALAVVRTLDALSSASAGEEGAVLKLSPQESQQWLRALNDLRLAIGSRLDIADEDDTDLLYRLPDEDPRKPMVMAYLWLGGLQESLVATLMP
- the clpS gene encoding ATP-dependent Clp protease adapter ClpS, which codes for MGLVTAAAPMEIEKTESAEEVFAVPEPDVPWVTIVHNDPVNLMSYVTYVFQSYFGYSKDKATKLMMDVHHKGRAVVSSGSREEMERDVQAMHGYGLWATLQQDRK
- a CDS encoding nicotinate phosphoribosyltransferase; its protein translation is MNTADLGLPVDVPSTALFTDQYELTMLRAALKAGTAGRRSVFEVFTRRLPDGRRYGVVAGTGRVLDAVENFRFDAGVLRFLREKDIVDEETLDWLAQYRFGGDIWGYPEGEVYFPGSPIMRVEGTFGECVLLETVILSILNHDSAIAAAASRMSSAAGQRPLIEMGARRTHELAAVAAARSAYVGGFATTSDLAAGFRYNIPTVGTSAHAFTLLHDNERDAFRAQVDSLGRDTTLLVDTYDVAEAVRTAVEVAGPELGAVRIDSGDLLLVAHRVRQQLDELGATETKIVVTSDLDEYAIASLAAAPVDAYGVGTQLVTGSGHPTASMVYKLVARAESGEEGAPLVPVAKKSTGGKTSVGGRKWAARRLDADGHAEAEVVGTGPVPDALADRQLLVELVKGGEVVAREPLDAARDRHAAARANLPLSATQLSRGEPVIPTEYAHGASGS
- a CDS encoding nicotinamidase; this translates as MRRALIVVDVQNDFCEGGSLAVSGGADVAAAITELIGQAPAGYRHVVATRDHHVAPGGHFADNPDYVHSWPAHCVAGTEGVGFHPNFAPAVASGAIDAVFDKGAYAAAYSGFEGADENGTGLAEWLRSRGIDEVDVVGIATDHCVRATALDAAREGFRTQVLLDLTAGVAAETTDRALEELREAGVELSGKPVVQ
- a CDS encoding immune inhibitor A domain-containing protein, encoding MTRRSWTFRTAATTVALAAATATLSAAGVAQADSPSRPEAVDRHDPSPDKTTRSHDLKGPLSDTQAAQREEALKQVISGNASVKKKDGSNVVQLKSKKGDAKYVELGREKTDKIFTILVEFGDKVDSRYGGDAGPLHNEIAKPNRKTDNSTAWQEDYDQEHFQDLYFGSGKGVNSVKTYYEKQSSGRYSVDGEVSDWVKVPYNEARYGSNKCDPDNCAWFAVQDGVTAWVADQKAAGRTDAQIKSQLTQYDQWDRYDFDGDGDFNEPDGYIDHFQIVHAGEDESAGGGAQGEDAIWAHRWYAFGTDAGATGPGDNKLGGTQIGDTGIWVGDYTIQPENGGLGVYAHEYGHDLGLPDHYDTAGGDNSTGFWTLMSSGSWLGTGRNEIGDLPGDMNAWDKLQLGWLNYDTAKAGVNSWHKLGLAEYNTKHKQGLVVELPKEEVTTEIVTPAEGETQWWSGSGNDLKNTLSRSVDLTGKSAASLTLDGWYDIEADYDFLYTEVSTDGGANWTAIDGTFDGQPIQRDGSDKPALSATVDAYGKLVYPLDAYAGKKIDLRFRYQTDGGLAMKGFTADEIAVTADGETLFSDNAETADDAWKAVGFTRKGASFTKEYAQYYIAENRQYVSYDKTLKTGPYNFGFSERPNWVEHYAYQNGLLIWKWDTSQADNNTSQHPGKGLVLPIDSHPTALKWKDGTLMRNRFQAYDSPFSLYRTDGMTLHKADVAKYVPGSKGVSVFNDRKNDYYDPANPTGGVKITDTNTKIKILKEAKNGSTIELEVGPAGR
- a CDS encoding RDD family protein: MSSEPPDDDPLRKNPYDNPPPPPGGGGPYGGPPPPGGGGPYGGPPPGGGPYGGDPYGGGGHPADPLAGMPPLADSGRRTLARIIDMILVGIVVWLLSWAFNVQEYTVDGDDVSVGKSFGQSVIAAVLYIAYDTYMTTRTGQTLGKKWLGMRVANLDNGATPSVQTSLIRALVLWIPFAFCCACVWTIIAGGWSFFDKPYKQGLHDKAAKTVVVSTR